In Camarhynchus parvulus chromosome 28, STF_HiC, whole genome shotgun sequence, the following proteins share a genomic window:
- the RAB3A gene encoding ras-related protein Rab-3A: MASATDSRYGQKESSDQNFDYMFKILIIGNSSVGKTSFLFRYADDSFTPAFVSTVGIDFKVKTIYRNDKRIKLQIWDTAGQERYRTITTAYYRGAMGFILMYDITNEESFNAVQDWSTQIKTYSWDNAQVLLVGNKCDMEDERVVSSEKGRQLAEHLGFEFFEASAKDNINVKQTFERLVDIICEKMSESLDTADPAVTGAKQGPQLTDQQAPPPGLCLLGASPPQIPPKSGQCTPNPPNPPELLLLGVPRGLLLLIPPKGLRPL, encoded by the exons ATGGCGTCGGCTACTGACTCCCGCTATGGGCAGAAGGAATCCTCGGACCAGAACTTCGATTACATGTTCAAGATCCTGATCATCGGCAACAGCAGCGTGGGCAAAACCTCCTTCCTGTTCCGCTACGCCGACGACTCCTTCACGCCCGCCTTCGTCAGCACCGTCGGCATCGACTTCAAGGTCAAGACCATCTACAGGAACGACAAACGCATCAAGCTGCAGATCTGG GACACGGCGGGGCAGGAGCGGTACCGCACCATCACCACCGCCTACTACCGCGGGGCCATGGGCTTCATCCTCATGTACGACATCACCAACGAGGAGTCCTTCAACGCTGTGCAGGACTG GTCCACCCAGATCAAGACCTACTCGTGGGACAAcgcccaggtgctgctggtggggaacAAGTGTGACATGGAGGACGAGCGCGTGGTCTCCTCGGAGAAGGGCCGCCAGCTCGCCGAGCACCTGg GGTTTGAGTTTTTTGAGGCCAGCGCCAAGGACAACATCAACGTGAAGCAGACCTTCGAGAGGCTGGTGGACATCATCTGCGAGAAGATGTCGGAGTCGCTGGACACGGCCGACCCCGCGGTCACCGGCGCCAAGCAGGGCCCCCAGCTCACGGACCAGCAGGCCCCCCCACCAGGACTGTGCCTGCTAGGGGCCAGccccccccagatccccccaaaatccggtcagtgcaccccaaacccccccaacccccccgaGCTCCTCCTCTTGGGGGTCCCACGGGGGCTTTTGCTGCTGATACCTCCGAAAGGGCTGCGGCCCCTCTAG